A portion of the Camelus ferus isolate YT-003-E chromosome 16, BCGSAC_Cfer_1.0, whole genome shotgun sequence genome contains these proteins:
- the CDK5R1 gene encoding cyclin-dependent kinase 5 activator 1, whose translation MGTVLSLSPSYRKATLFEDGAATVGHYTAVQNSKNAKDKNLKRHSIISVLPWKRIVAVSAKKKNSKKVQPNSSYQNNITHLNNENLKKSLSCANLSTFAQPPPAQPPAPPASQLSGSQTGVSSSVKKAPHPAVSSAGTPKRVIVQASTSELLRCLGEFLCRRCYRLKHLSPTDPVLWLRSVDRSLLLQGWQDQGFITPANVVFLYMLCRDVISSEVGSDHELQAVLLTCLYLSYSYMGNEISYPLKPFLVESCKEAFWDRCLSVINLMSSKMLQINADPHYFTQVFSDLKNESGQEDKKRLLLGLDR comes from the coding sequence ATGGGCACGGTGCTGTCCCTGTCCCCCAGCTACCGGAAGGCCACGCTGTTTGAGGATGGCGCGGCCACGGTGGGCCACTACACGGCCGTGCAGAACAGCAAGAACGCCAAGGACAAGAACCTGAAGCGGCACTCCATCATCTCCGTGCTGCCTTGGAAGAGGATCGTGGCCGTGTCGGCCAAGAAGAAGAACTCCAAGAAGGTGCAGCCCAACAGCAGCTACCAGAACAACATCACGCACCTCAACAATGAGAACCTGAAGAAGTCGCTGTCGTGCGCCAACCTGTCCACGTTCGCCCAGCCTCCACCGGCCCAGCCGCCCGCCCCCCCTGCCAGCCAGCTCTCGGGCTCCCAGACCGGGGTCTCCTCCTCCGTCAAGAAGGCCCCGCACCCTGCCGTCAGCTCCGCCGGGACGCCCAAACGGGTCATCGTCCAGGCGTCAACCAGCGAGCTGCTGCGCTGCCTGGGAGAGTTTCTCTGTCGCCGGTGCTACCGCCTGAAGCACCTGTCCCCCACGGACCCTGTGCTCTGGCTGCGCAGCGTGGACCGCTCGCTGCTCCTGCAGGGCTGGCAGGACCAGGGCTTCATCACGCCGGCCAACGTGGTCTTCCTCTACATGCTCTGCAGGGATGTCATCTCCTCCGAGGTGGGCTCCGACCACGAGCTCCAGGCCGTCCTGCTGACCTGCCTGTACCTCTCCTACTCCTACATGGGCAACGAGATCTCCTATCCGCTCAAGCCCTTCCTGGTGGAGAGCTGCAAGGAGGCCTTTTGGGACCGCTGCCTCTCCGTCATCAACCTCATGAGCTCCAAGATGCTGCAGATCAACGCCGACCCCCACTACTTCACACAGGTGTTCTCCGACCTGAAGAACGAGAGTGGCCAGGAGGACAAGAAGCGGCTCCTCCTTGGGCTGGATCGGTGA